The proteins below are encoded in one region of Bacteroides uniformis:
- a CDS encoding SusC/RagA family TonB-linked outer membrane protein has product MKYTTLYTLILGLFSIGWTDCPEDFMERMQRPGHSEIQLSKVTISGRVLDESGFPLAGATIQEKETANGAIADSEGKFTLVVADNAVLRVSFIGYISQDIEVEGRSTFHITLREDMIELDNVIVTALGIEKKENSLSYATDLIKNEELTRVKMPNLITSLTGKSAGVRVNQVSSGLGASAKVSIRGIRSVASDNQPLYVIDGVPILNSTSEQAYSAIGGTANAGNRDGGDGISNLNPEDIESISILKGAPAAALYGSQAANGVILITTKKGQSHGQRSVSFSTSLMFDNAFALPKMQNRYGVSDGVDSWGERANLPEYDNLRDFFSTGVTSITSISLSHGNEKLQNYFSYANTTGHGIIGKHNLSKHNLTFRETSVLLNSRLKLDGSMNLMRQVVKNKPTVGGFYMNPLVGLYRFPRGEDIAYYKENFEVYDEGRNLNIQNWHTSYEDFEQNPYWITNRILSKENRMHVIVSLSANLKINDWLSLQARGNVDYINDKVRQQFYASTAPALAGANGRYIEMDYQETQYYGDAILMMKKQWDAFSLNAALGVSINDKTVNSTRYDSKTASLKYANVFNLANIIMNGSAGLDQKIDARRQLQSLFATAQLGYNEFVYLDLSARNDWSSTLAYTSHEKSGFFYPSVGFSLIFNKLMTLPQWVSLAKIRGAYSMVGNDIPMFITNPSSHITAGGEFLASDAAPFKDMEPEMTHSFEAGIEARFLKNRIGLNATFYKTNTRNQFFKLPTLSGDKYAYRYVNAGDIQNVGWEISLDAVPLLTNHFKWKTEVNFSTNRNKIISLHEALKEFLYGPTSFSSSYAMKLVKGGSIGDIYGKAFVRDDAGNIVYGTEGDNTGMPLVEGDGNTVKVGNANPKLMLGWNHMLSYKNFSFYFLVDCRFGGDILSQTQADMDMYGVSEVTARARDKGYVMLEGNRIDNVKGFYKNVVGGRAGVTEYYMYDATNIRLRELSVGYQLPAAWMEKTKVLKRAQLSFSGRNLFFFYKKAPFDPDLVLSTGNDNQGIEVYGMPTTRSWGFSLKCEF; this is encoded by the coding sequence ATGAAATATACTACATTATATACGTTAATTTTAGGGCTGTTTTCTATAGGATGGACGGATTGCCCGGAGGATTTTATGGAGCGTATGCAGCGTCCGGGACATTCTGAAATACAGCTTTCTAAAGTGACGATAAGTGGCCGTGTGCTGGATGAAAGCGGGTTTCCGCTGGCCGGTGCCACTATTCAAGAGAAAGAAACTGCCAATGGTGCGATAGCGGATTCGGAAGGAAAATTCACTCTGGTGGTTGCCGATAATGCAGTGCTTCGTGTTTCGTTTATCGGCTACATTTCCCAGGATATTGAGGTGGAAGGACGTTCGACCTTTCATATCACGCTAAGAGAAGATATGATAGAGCTGGATAACGTTATTGTTACCGCTTTGGGTATCGAAAAGAAAGAAAATTCTCTTTCTTACGCCACAGATTTAATAAAAAACGAGGAGTTGACGCGAGTAAAAATGCCCAACTTAATTACTTCGTTGACCGGCAAGTCGGCAGGTGTGCGTGTTAATCAGGTTTCTTCCGGTCTGGGAGCCTCAGCCAAAGTCAGTATCCGTGGAATCCGCTCGGTGGCGAGTGACAACCAACCGCTGTATGTGATAGACGGTGTTCCCATTCTGAACTCCACTTCCGAGCAAGCATACTCTGCCATAGGTGGAACGGCCAATGCCGGCAACCGTGACGGAGGAGATGGCATTTCCAATCTGAATCCTGAGGATATAGAGAGTATCAGTATCCTGAAAGGAGCTCCAGCGGCAGCTTTGTATGGTAGTCAGGCCGCCAATGGGGTGATACTGATTACTACAAAGAAGGGGCAGTCGCACGGGCAGCGCAGTGTTTCTTTCTCGACGAGCCTAATGTTCGACAATGCTTTTGCGCTACCCAAGATGCAGAACCGCTATGGAGTAAGTGACGGTGTGGACAGTTGGGGAGAACGGGCAAACCTTCCCGAATACGATAATCTGAGAGACTTCTTCTCTACTGGTGTCACCTCCATAACTTCCATCTCCTTGAGTCACGGCAATGAGAAGTTGCAGAACTATTTCTCCTATGCTAATACTACGGGGCATGGCATCATTGGGAAACATAACCTTTCGAAGCACAACCTCACTTTCAGAGAGACTTCCGTTCTATTGAATTCCCGTCTGAAGTTAGATGGCAGTATGAACCTGATGCGCCAGGTGGTGAAGAACAAGCCTACCGTGGGTGGTTTCTACATGAATCCTTTGGTGGGGCTCTACCGTTTTCCACGGGGTGAGGATATTGCTTATTATAAGGAGAACTTCGAGGTTTATGATGAGGGTAGAAACTTGAACATACAGAATTGGCATACCTCCTACGAGGATTTTGAGCAGAATCCCTACTGGATTACCAATCGCATATTGAGCAAGGAGAACCGCATGCATGTCATAGTCTCCTTATCCGCCAATCTGAAGATAAACGATTGGTTAAGCCTGCAGGCCCGTGGCAATGTAGACTATATTAACGACAAGGTGCGCCAGCAGTTCTATGCCTCTACCGCTCCGGCGTTGGCGGGAGCCAATGGGCGTTATATCGAGATGGACTATCAGGAAACCCAATATTACGGAGACGCCATACTGATGATGAAAAAGCAGTGGGATGCATTCTCTCTCAACGCGGCGCTCGGTGTCAGTATCAATGACAAGACTGTGAACTCCACCCGCTATGACTCTAAAACAGCTTCGCTGAAATATGCCAATGTGTTCAATCTGGCCAATATCATCATGAATGGTTCTGCCGGGCTGGACCAGAAGATTGATGCGCGGCGCCAATTGCAGTCCTTGTTTGCGACGGCACAACTGGGCTACAACGAGTTTGTCTATCTTGATTTGTCGGCCCGTAATGACTGGTCTTCCACGCTGGCTTATACATCTCATGAGAAAAGCGGGTTCTTCTATCCCTCCGTGGGATTTTCGCTGATATTCAATAAGCTGATGACTTTACCCCAATGGGTGTCACTGGCAAAGATAAGGGGGGCATACAGCATGGTGGGCAATGATATTCCCATGTTCATCACAAATCCTTCCTCGCATATCACGGCGGGCGGAGAGTTCCTGGCAAGTGATGCCGCGCCGTTCAAGGATATGGAACCGGAGATGACGCACTCCTTTGAGGCGGGTATAGAAGCGCGTTTTTTAAAGAACCGCATTGGTTTGAATGCCACTTTCTATAAGACGAATACCCGGAACCAGTTCTTCAAGCTTCCTACTCTGTCGGGCGATAAATATGCCTACCGTTATGTCAATGCGGGTGATATACAGAATGTGGGGTGGGAGATTTCATTGGATGCCGTTCCTTTGCTGACAAACCATTTCAAGTGGAAAACAGAGGTGAACTTCTCCACCAACCGCAACAAGATAATTTCACTGCACGAAGCGCTGAAGGAGTTTCTTTACGGTCCTACCAGCTTCTCGTCCAGTTATGCCATGAAATTGGTGAAAGGGGGCTCTATCGGTGACATCTACGGAAAAGCTTTTGTACGTGACGATGCGGGCAATATCGTTTACGGCACGGAAGGAGACAATACCGGCATGCCTTTGGTGGAAGGTGATGGCAATACGGTGAAAGTGGGCAATGCCAATCCAAAACTGATGCTGGGCTGGAATCATATGCTGTCTTACAAGAATTTTTCTTTCTATTTTCTGGTGGATTGTCGCTTTGGAGGCGATATTTTGTCCCAGACGCAGGCGGATATGGATATGTATGGCGTTTCTGAAGTCACGGCCCGGGCCAGAGACAAAGGTTATGTAATGCTTGAAGGTAACCGGATAGATAATGTGAAAGGATTTTATAAGAATGTTGTAGGCGGACGGGCCGGGGTGACGGAATATTATATGTATGATGCCACGAACATCAGGCTGCGTGAGCTGTCCGTGGGCTACCAACTGCCTGCTGCCTGGATGGAAAAGACCAAAGTCCTCAAGCGGGCACAACTGTCCTTTTCGGGACGCAACTTGTTCTTCTTCTACAAAAAGGCGCCTTTCGACCCTGACCTGGTACTCTCTACGGGCAACGATAACCAGGGAATTGAAGTCTACGGTATGCCTACCACGCGTAGTTGGGGATTTTCTTTGAAGTGTGAATTTTAA
- a CDS encoding SusD/RagB family nutrient-binding outer membrane lipoprotein, which yields MKRIIVLIGMVFVFLACTGDFKEINTDKSGVTDEDLQADYNEHGIRLGIIQQGIYFNYDYGKGKNWPFQLTQNLNADMFSGYMHDAKPLNGGSHNSDYNLQDGWNSAMWGHTYEYVFPQIYQSENATRDRMPAFFGITKILKVEVMHRVTDYYGPIVYSHFADLEARYMPDTQKEVYNAFFCELDTAVAVLSDYIVEHPGASEFARFDMLLDGDYDSWIKFANSLRMRLAMRIAVASPEKAKTEFRKAMDNEYGVIREADESVAVSTASGYTNPLGEINLVWNEAYMGAPMESILNGYEDPRREIYFATCQDEQFAGEYRGIRQGTCFAHNYYNTLSKLKVTQQTDAVLMPAAEVWFLRAEAALRGWTDESVKTCYEEGVMASFRQYGILQSDAYLESDLLPADFVDTYDMENDITARCQVSPRWLESADRDTKLEKIITQKWIAMFPEGCEAWAEQRRTGYPRLFPVRFNHSKDGCIDTETMIRRLNFPGGLKTENAEQYAALVEALGGDDNAGTRLWWDTGINW from the coding sequence ATGAAGAGGATTATAGTACTGATTGGCATGGTTTTCGTGTTTCTGGCTTGTACGGGAGACTTTAAGGAAATCAATACGGACAAGTCCGGCGTGACGGACGAGGACTTGCAGGCCGACTATAACGAACATGGCATCCGTCTTGGAATCATCCAGCAAGGCATCTATTTCAATTACGACTACGGAAAGGGGAAGAACTGGCCTTTTCAGTTGACCCAGAATTTGAATGCCGATATGTTCAGCGGTTACATGCACGATGCCAAGCCTCTGAATGGAGGTTCGCACAATTCGGACTACAACTTGCAGGATGGATGGAACAGCGCCATGTGGGGACATACCTATGAGTATGTTTTCCCGCAGATATATCAGTCGGAGAATGCCACACGTGATCGCATGCCTGCCTTTTTCGGCATTACCAAGATACTGAAGGTGGAAGTGATGCACCGTGTCACGGACTATTACGGCCCTATTGTGTATAGTCATTTTGCCGATCTCGAAGCCCGTTATATGCCCGACACGCAGAAAGAGGTCTATAATGCATTTTTCTGTGAACTCGATACGGCTGTAGCTGTACTTTCCGATTATATTGTCGAGCATCCGGGAGCTTCGGAGTTTGCGCGTTTCGATATGTTGTTGGACGGTGATTATGACTCTTGGATAAAGTTTGCCAACTCGTTGAGGATGCGGCTTGCCATGCGCATTGCGGTAGCCAGTCCGGAGAAGGCAAAAACGGAATTCCGTAAAGCGATGGATAATGAATACGGAGTCATTCGGGAGGCGGACGAGTCGGTGGCGGTTTCCACGGCGAGTGGATATACCAATCCGTTGGGCGAGATAAACCTTGTTTGGAATGAAGCTTATATGGGAGCGCCGATGGAGTCCATACTGAACGGATATGAAGATCCCCGTCGTGAAATCTATTTTGCCACTTGCCAGGATGAACAGTTTGCAGGCGAGTATCGCGGCATTCGTCAGGGTACATGCTTTGCACATAACTATTATAATACACTCTCAAAATTGAAAGTTACCCAGCAGACTGATGCAGTGTTGATGCCGGCAGCAGAAGTCTGGTTCCTGCGTGCCGAGGCTGCCCTACGGGGATGGACCGATGAGTCGGTGAAAACCTGCTATGAAGAAGGGGTAATGGCTTCTTTCCGTCAGTATGGCATCTTGCAGTCCGATGCTTATCTGGAGAGCGACTTGTTGCCTGCCGATTTTGTGGATACCTACGATATGGAGAATGATATTACCGCCCGTTGTCAGGTTTCGCCACGCTGGCTGGAGTCAGCGGATAGGGATACGAAACTGGAGAAGATTATTACCCAAAAATGGATTGCCATGTTTCCCGAAGGGTGTGAAGCTTGGGCGGAACAGCGCCGGACGGGGTATCCCCGGCTATTCCCCGTGCGCTTTAATCACAGTAAAGACGGGTGTATAGATACTGAGACAATGATTCGCCGTCTGAACTTTCCCGGCGGACTGAAGACGGAGAATGCCGAGCAGTATGCCGCTTTGGTAGAGGCACTGGGTGGAGATGACAATGCCGGTACCCGATTGTGGTGGGATACCGGCATCAACTGGTAG
- a CDS encoding aminotransferase class I/II-fold pyridoxal phosphate-dependent enzyme: MRNTPIERKLIDETIADFHITDFAKATIREVKAIAANAEAASGVEFIKMEMGVPGLPPSAVGVKAEVEALQNGIASLYPDINGLPALKEEASRFIKAFINVDVAPEGCVPVTGSMQGTFASFLTCSQCDEKKDTILFIDPGFPVQKQQLVVMGQKYETFDVYDYRGDKLKAKLESYLSKGNISAIVYSNPNNPSWICLKEEELRIIGELATQYDVIVLEDLAYFAMDFRQDLSKPFQAPYQPSVAHYTDYYVLLISGSKAFSYAGQRIGVSCISDKLYHRAYPGLTQRYGGGTFGTVFIHRVLYALSSGTSHSAQYALAAMLKAANEDQYNFLDEVKVYGERARRLKEIFLRHGFHLVYDNDLGDPVADGFYFTIGYPGMSSGELARELMYYGVSAISLVTTGSHQEGLRACTSFIQDHQYDQLDERMAIFAENHPIQ, encoded by the coding sequence ATGAGAAATACTCCTATTGAACGTAAGTTGATAGATGAAACTATCGCAGATTTTCATATCACAGACTTTGCCAAAGCAACCATCCGTGAAGTAAAAGCCATTGCAGCCAATGCCGAAGCGGCATCGGGTGTGGAATTCATAAAAATGGAAATGGGTGTACCCGGACTCCCCCCCTCAGCCGTCGGCGTAAAGGCCGAGGTGGAGGCATTGCAGAATGGTATTGCCAGCCTCTACCCGGACATTAACGGACTTCCCGCCTTGAAAGAGGAAGCATCACGTTTTATCAAAGCCTTTATCAATGTAGATGTAGCCCCCGAAGGTTGTGTACCAGTTACCGGCTCCATGCAAGGAACTTTCGCTTCATTCCTCACATGTAGCCAGTGCGATGAGAAAAAGGATACCATTCTCTTCATCGATCCCGGTTTCCCGGTACAGAAGCAGCAGCTGGTCGTGATGGGACAGAAATATGAAACCTTTGACGTATATGACTACCGTGGCGACAAGTTGAAAGCGAAGCTGGAAAGTTACCTCAGCAAAGGCAATATCTCTGCCATCGTCTATTCCAATCCCAACAACCCCAGCTGGATTTGCCTGAAAGAAGAAGAGTTGCGCATCATCGGCGAACTGGCAACCCAATATGACGTCATTGTGTTGGAAGACCTCGCCTACTTTGCCATGGACTTCCGCCAAGACTTGAGCAAACCGTTCCAAGCGCCTTACCAACCTTCTGTGGCACACTATACGGACTATTACGTGCTGCTCATTTCCGGTTCCAAAGCTTTCAGCTATGCCGGTCAACGTATCGGTGTCAGCTGCATTTCGGACAAACTGTATCACCGGGCCTATCCCGGGCTGACACAACGCTACGGCGGCGGCACCTTCGGCACAGTATTCATCCACCGCGTACTCTATGCACTCTCCTCCGGCACCAGCCACTCTGCTCAGTATGCTCTTGCCGCCATGCTTAAAGCAGCTAATGAAGATCAATACAACTTTCTTGATGAAGTGAAAGTATACGGTGAACGTGCCCGCCGCCTGAAAGAAATCTTCTTGCGCCACGGTTTCCACTTGGTATACGACAATGATTTGGGTGATCCCGTTGCCGACGGTTTCTATTTCACCATCGGTTACCCGGGCATGAGTAGCGGAGAACTTGCGCGGGAACTAATGTACTACGGTGTAAGCGCCATTTCACTGGTGACCACCGGAAGCCATCAGGAAGGATTACGTGCCTGCACTTCCTTTATCCAAGACCATCAGTACGACCAGTTGGACGAACGTATGGCAATTTTTGCCGAGAATCACCCCATCCAATAA
- a CDS encoding site-specific integrase produces the protein MRSTFRVLFYLKKGAPLKNGMLPIMVRITIDGEKVEFSTKLEIEEKKWDIKSAKAAGRTPAANEINLKLDKMRVEFNNHYEKIRSVGSFPTPLMLKNAYLGIKAKSHTMLTVFKKIVDEKGKQLGVSISKSTYSKYELVYRRLQEYIKQEYKNTDLPLYSIDDDFVNGFEIFLRVDKKVGHNATAKMMQKLKTSTTYAKSHGMMQEDPFYDKKITFEDVDVPYLTMEELQAVMEKDIQNARLRRVRDIFVFSCFTGLAYSDTYYLTEEHLYKANDGKMWIKKPRQKTKVIADIPLLEVPLQILDKYRGQQTGGRLLPVCSNQKVNQYLKELATVCGINKELTYHVARYTFATSLTLLHDVPMASIAKMLGHTNIRQTQHYAKATNILLSRSMQNLSEQLNLRMEIK, from the coding sequence ATGCGAAGTACATTCAGAGTTTTATTTTATTTAAAGAAAGGTGCTCCATTAAAGAATGGAATGTTACCTATTATGGTTCGTATCACCATTGACGGTGAGAAAGTCGAGTTCAGTACCAAACTGGAAATAGAAGAGAAGAAATGGGATATAAAATCTGCTAAAGCGGCAGGACGTACCCCGGCAGCTAATGAAATCAATTTGAAACTGGATAAAATGCGCGTGGAGTTCAACAACCACTACGAGAAAATCCGTTCAGTAGGAAGTTTCCCCACCCCCTTAATGTTGAAGAACGCCTATTTGGGCATCAAGGCAAAGAGTCACACGATGCTTACCGTATTCAAGAAGATAGTAGATGAAAAGGGCAAACAGCTCGGCGTGTCCATATCCAAATCCACTTACAGCAAATACGAATTAGTCTATCGCCGTTTGCAGGAGTACATCAAGCAAGAATACAAAAACACCGACCTTCCCCTTTACAGCATCGATGACGATTTTGTGAACGGTTTTGAAATCTTCCTCCGTGTAGATAAGAAAGTCGGTCATAACGCCACCGCCAAGATGATGCAGAAGTTAAAGACCTCGACTACCTATGCAAAATCCCACGGCATGATGCAGGAAGATCCCTTCTACGATAAGAAAATCACGTTTGAAGACGTGGATGTTCCCTATCTGACAATGGAAGAACTCCAAGCCGTCATGGAAAAAGACATTCAGAACGCCCGTTTGCGTCGTGTCCGTGACATCTTCGTCTTTTCCTGTTTCACCGGTTTGGCGTATTCAGACACCTATTATCTGACCGAAGAACACCTGTACAAAGCCAATGACGGGAAAATGTGGATTAAGAAACCCCGTCAGAAAACAAAGGTCATAGCAGATATACCTTTATTGGAAGTCCCCCTTCAAATATTAGACAAATATCGTGGACAACAGACCGGCGGACGCCTGCTTCCCGTATGCAGCAATCAGAAAGTCAACCAATACCTGAAAGAACTCGCCACCGTGTGCGGCATCAACAAAGAGTTGACCTATCACGTTGCAAGATACACATTTGCCACCTCGCTTACCCTGCTGCATGACGTACCGATGGCAAGTATCGCGAAGATGTTGGGACACACCAATATCCGCCAGACACAGCACTACGCCAAAGCCACCAACATACTACTCAGCCGTAGTATGCAGAATCTTTCAGAACAGTTGAATTTACGCATGGAAATAAAATAA
- a CDS encoding site-specific integrase, with the protein MYIDYLSNSRTNGMNTGREYLTMEELAAIIKREFDSSRLEKVRDLYLFACYTGLVYQDIKNLQPYNIITAKDGTRWLSIRRQMHSSSWQIPLLENACQIIDKYKDNGTENLLPVPSIQKVNAYLKEIASQCGLDRNLSFQSARSTFAVTIGIANKVSPVTISKLFGFRDYTTRSSRVSDKQISKEMLELSKKLATNK; encoded by the coding sequence ATGTATATAGATTATCTAAGTAACAGCCGTACAAACGGGATGAATACCGGTCGTGAATACCTGACGATGGAAGAACTTGCAGCAATTATAAAACGGGAATTTGACAGTTCCCGTTTAGAAAAAGTCCGCGACCTGTACCTGTTCGCCTGCTATACCGGTCTGGTTTATCAAGACATCAAGAACTTGCAGCCATACAACATCATTACGGCAAAGGACGGTACACGCTGGTTATCAATCCGCCGACAGATGCACAGCAGTTCGTGGCAAATCCCCCTATTGGAAAACGCCTGTCAAATCATCGACAAGTACAAAGACAATGGAACAGAGAATCTTTTGCCCGTTCCGAGCATCCAAAAGGTCAACGCCTACTTGAAAGAGATAGCCTCACAGTGCGGTTTAGACCGGAATCTAAGTTTCCAGTCCGCCCGTTCCACCTTTGCCGTGACGATTGGCATAGCCAACAAAGTCTCCCCCGTGACCATTTCCAAACTGTTCGGCTTCCGGGACTACACCACCCGTTCCTCCCGTGTCTCCGACAAGCAAATCAGCAAAGAAATGCTTGAACTGTCCAAGAAACTTGCAACTAACAAATAA
- a CDS encoding virulence RhuM family protein: protein MERGYIQITEEEIGKPIVEVKIVNGTVWMFKHEIARLFDVYLQTVGNNFRSIFKSGVLREDDVTMERKMKNEKGQDIYVTFYNLEAIIFLSYRIDSRYAKAFREWVMNALCEYNRMDKKATEVIVVFNADTRHASIQYPQIPN, encoded by the coding sequence ATGGAAAGAGGATACATACAAATCACAGAAGAAGAAATCGGCAAACCCATTGTCGAAGTCAAAATAGTAAACGGAACCGTGTGGATGTTCAAGCACGAAATCGCTCGTCTTTTCGACGTATACCTCCAGACGGTGGGCAACAACTTCCGTTCCATCTTTAAGTCCGGCGTGCTTCGTGAAGACGACGTAACGATGGAGCGCAAGATGAAGAACGAGAAAGGTCAGGACATCTACGTCACCTTTTACAATCTCGAAGCCATCATCTTCCTTAGTTACCGTATAGACTCCCGCTATGCCAAAGCCTTCAGGGAATGGGTGATGAACGCCCTTTGCGAATACAACCGCATGGACAAGAAGGCAACCGAGGTAATTGTCGTGTTCAATGCCGACACCCGCCATGCCTCCATCCAGTACCCGCAGATACCCAACTAA
- a CDS encoding phosphoribosyltransferase gives MIENLVVSVPFEDLDDAPIYNYFRLSEMPGEFLVIQKENGMFYFLCSHDCPIEKISRSFDWYIVSKDKFNDHLTIGIGLADKEPIEGELYRLQDETTLNLWRDILRFTFEGDFVRQFFPYDTYFKGKVRYDEALCFYIHDYYPTRTKDLTPHQKKVSNLVFRFKEGTENAAPLLAKIFSLCIGRMPFFKEMKSPVLIPIPAATRERNIARFARFCSLLSRRLKIADGFRAIWIKEDREQLKGTTGHNKLSNLIFHSEYIRGKDVILVDDIATTGQSFIQMKRKCMQLGANSVVGVFLGKTV, from the coding sequence ATGATTGAAAATCTTGTTGTTTCCGTCCCGTTTGAGGATTTAGACGACGCACCCATATACAACTATTTCCGGCTTTCAGAAATGCCCGGCGAGTTCCTGGTCATACAGAAAGAGAACGGCATGTTCTACTTCCTCTGTTCCCACGACTGCCCGATTGAGAAGATAAGCCGTTCCTTCGACTGGTACATTGTTTCCAAAGACAAATTCAACGACCACCTGACAATCGGCATCGGGTTGGCAGACAAAGAACCGATAGAGGGCGAACTCTACCGCCTTCAAGACGAAACCACCCTGAACCTTTGGCGTGACATACTCCGTTTTACATTCGAGGGTGACTTCGTCCGCCAGTTCTTTCCCTACGATACCTATTTCAAAGGCAAGGTGCGCTATGACGAAGCCTTGTGCTTCTATATTCACGATTATTACCCGACCCGGACAAAAGACCTGACCCCACATCAAAAAAAGGTCAGCAACTTAGTGTTCCGCTTTAAAGAAGGAACCGAGAACGCCGCCCCCTTGCTTGCCAAGATTTTCTCCCTCTGCATCGGTCGTATGCCCTTCTTCAAAGAAATGAAATCTCCCGTCCTGATACCTATCCCAGCCGCCACGCGCGAGCGCAATATTGCCCGCTTTGCCCGTTTTTGCAGCCTTCTGTCCCGCCGCCTGAAAATAGCGGACGGATTCCGTGCCATCTGGATTAAAGAAGACCGGGAACAACTCAAAGGAACTACCGGACACAATAAACTTTCCAATCTCATTTTCCACTCTGAATACATCAGGGGGAAAGATGTAATTTTGGTGGACGACATCGCCACCACCGGTCAGAGCTTCATCCAGATGAAACGTAAATGTATGCAGTTGGGTGCCAATTCGGTGGTGGGAGTATTTTTAGGAAAAACGGTTTAA
- a CDS encoding DUF3872 domain-containing protein, whose amino-acid sequence MKKMFETIFVLGLVLTGIVCVVACSDKLDVQQVYEFDMATLPVQNKIVIGEEAEIRCELVRGGTYVETKYFIRYFQPDGKGQLRLEDGTVLLPNDLYPLERETFRLYYKSMSTDQQTIDIYVVDSFGQMIQKSFSFNNESQDKEEEE is encoded by the coding sequence ATGAAGAAGATGTTTGAAACAATATTCGTGCTCGGTCTTGTGTTGACGGGTATCGTGTGTGTAGTAGCCTGTAGCGACAAGTTGGACGTGCAGCAGGTGTATGAGTTTGATATGGCGACACTGCCGGTACAGAATAAAATCGTAATAGGCGAGGAAGCGGAAATACGTTGTGAGTTGGTTAGAGGCGGCACGTATGTGGAAACGAAGTATTTTATCCGTTACTTCCAACCGGATGGCAAGGGGCAGTTACGCTTGGAAGACGGGACGGTTCTTCTCCCGAATGACCTCTATCCGCTGGAAAGGGAAACATTCCGTCTGTATTATAAATCTATGAGTACTGACCAGCAGACGATTGATATTTATGTGGTCGATTCTTTCGGACAAATGATACAGAAATCTTTCAGCTTCAATAATGAAAGTCAGGATAAGGAGGAGGAAGAATGA
- a CDS encoding conjugal transfer protein TraO: MKKVLFLLCMVVCFVLTDKAYAQRCLPGMRGIRVTGGMADGFHSPDKRNELGYSFGLSLDTYTRHCNRWVFGAEYLQKYHPYKAIRIPTSQFTAEGGYYYTFLSDANKVFLLSLGGSALAGYETNNWGEKLLYDGSTLRSGDNFVYGGAVSLELESYLSNRVVLLLNARERCLWGSDTGKFHFQFGLGLKFLIN, encoded by the coding sequence ATGAAGAAGGTTCTATTTTTATTGTGTATGGTAGTGTGCTTTGTCCTGACGGACAAGGCATACGCCCAACGCTGCCTGCCTGGTATGCGTGGCATCCGGGTTACGGGAGGAATGGCGGACGGTTTCCATTCGCCCGATAAACGTAATGAGCTGGGGTATTCTTTCGGGTTGTCGCTGGATACTTATACCAGACATTGCAACCGGTGGGTGTTCGGTGCGGAGTATCTGCAAAAGTATCATCCGTATAAGGCTATCCGCATACCTACCTCGCAATTTACTGCGGAGGGTGGGTATTACTATACTTTTCTTTCGGATGCGAACAAGGTATTTCTGCTTTCGCTGGGCGGATCGGCATTGGCGGGATATGAAACCAATAATTGGGGAGAAAAGCTGCTCTATGACGGTTCTACCCTGCGAAGCGGTGATAATTTTGTCTATGGGGGTGCTGTATCGCTGGAACTGGAAAGTTATCTGAGTAACCGGGTGGTGCTGCTACTGAACGCCCGCGAGCGGTGCTTGTGGGGAAGTGATACGGGTAAGTTTCATTTTCAGTTCGGTCTGGGGCTTAAATTCTTAATCAATTAA